A stretch of Desulfotalea psychrophila LSv54 DNA encodes these proteins:
- a CDS encoding beta strand repeat-containing protein encodes MKNLLLIEVLAGGEVVEHPLTISASFGAQAGAIYSVLDQDHRIPDNLIIKRSGDNLDIEIDEEPVAQIEDFYGQELGARYSVDGSLAPAEGMAITDTTTAGPTDEIVWQASEGAESISPWVWAGGLLGAGGIAVAAGGGSSDSSSSVDKGSDSHDVTVRGVAGPFLATSHAIVEVYDGQGNLLGGGKFETSGQVKLTIGDYKGAILVKVIDNNEGAGDYLDEASGLSLSLGAPLRAMGYSDGNGDVYISVTPLTELAARQAGITGNEVNEADLAANDQIAELFAVEDILAPVVTVVEDGYDSSDEINETAEHYGEILAQLSGADSTTTGMAKTLDQLENAITELGDGKLALSQEGVELLADGVDAFTNGVNGNRADLGNSLIQPPLIEAANDGINAADKDAGILVKISGVKADDGVSLQWGEQTQDFIIAGIDIDDEGMASITLPASIVEAAGDGSTVVRYQINAGDMSPAVIIEVDTMAPDAPTLAELITTDLDDTLMNAAESLSTDFQATLPTTGSLAVAGDSIELLLDGSSFATAKTVILSADDITNGSVNFTVTNADLGSDGAKALTTQLTDMAGNVGIISNAMDFTLDTTLPAAPTLAELTSTDLGDTLMNAAESLSTDFQATLPTTGSLAVAGDSIELLLDGSSFATAKTVILSADDITNGSVNFTVTNADLGSDGAKALTTQLTDMAGNVGIISNAMDFTLDTTLPAAPTLAELTSTDLGDTLMNAAESLSTDFQATLPTTGSLAVAGDSIELLLDGSSFATAKTVILSADDITNGSVNFTVTNADLGSDGAKALTTQLTDMAGNVGIISNAMDFTLDTTLPAAPTLAELTSTDLGDTLMNAAESLSTDFQATLPTTGSLAVAGDSIELLLDGSSFATAKTVILSADDITNGSVNFTVTNADLGSDGAKALTTQLTDMAGNVGIISNAMDFTLDTTLPAAPTLAELTSTDLGDTLMNAAESLSTDFQATLPTTGSLAVAGDSIELLLDGSSFATAKTVILSADDITNGSVNFTVTNADLGSDGAKALTTQLTDMAGNVGIISNAMDFTLDTTLPAAPTLAELTSTDLGDTLMNAAESLSTDFQATLPTTGSLAVAGDSIELLLDGSSFATAKTVILSADDITNGSVNFTVTDADLGSDGAKALTTQLTDIAGNVGIISNAMDFTLDTTLAAAPTLAELTSTDLDDALMNAAESLSTDFRATLPTTGSLAVEGDSIELLLDGSSFATAKTVILSADDITNGFVNFTVTNADLGSDGAKALTTQLTDMAGNLGIISNAMDFTLDTTLPAAPTLAELTSTDLDDTLINAAESLSTDFRATLPTTGSLAVAGDSIELLLDGSSFATAKTVILSADDITNGFVNFTVTDADLGSDGAKALTTQLTDMAGNLGIISNAMDFTLDTTLPAAPTLAELTSTDLGDTLMNAAESLSTDFRATLPTTGSLAVEGDSIELLLDGSSFATAKTVILSADDITNGFVNFTVTDADLGSDGAKALTTQLTDIAGNVGIISNAMDFTLDTTLAAAPTLAELTSTDLDDALMNAAESLSTDFRATLPTTGSLAVEGDSIELLLDGSSFATAKTVILSADDITNGFVNFTVTNADLGSDGAKALTTQLTDMAGNLGIISNAMDFTLDTTLPAAPTLAELTSTDLDDTLINAAESLSTDFRATLPTTGSLAVAGDSIELLLDGSSFATAKTVILSADDITNGSVNFTVTDADLGSDGAKALTTQLADVAGNVGITSNAVDFTLDMTVAPPNFALATDSGSSNSDGITKNGMVNVTLAGDVASWEYSLDAGSSWNNGSGSSFALTDNTDYPAGAIQVRQADRAGNLSSTASNPGTIKVDTISLTTGSIFGLDTSFGGGDGRTFIDGGSRADEGNHATINEVADEKYVISGQNQTKANFFVARVNVDGSTDSSFGGGDGVATAKVTTDVKQYQYIYGESVVDAKGNIYIPGVISGGTYYNDAVVAKISADGSLDSSFGGDGFVLNNFGRTDKAETACAVAVQTDGKVIMGGRVQNERTLDSAIARYNPDGSLDTDFGSGGNAIFDLAPGKHDSVQDIEIQADGKLMFTGSLDDNTYLLRLNSDGSRDASFGGGDGFISADIHSGLYDSILDTAIDGVGNIYVLTNGSRALNVARFNAKGELDIGWAGDGIATLSTDGYASNRGGGIAFDSSGKIIISSGFNSSTTGGLDSVIMRLDRDGNLDASFADNGVFAADLSGNGGADEAYDVIVDANDNIVIGGYVNTGGETGKDFMIARLTDSMDTSIADGAKGVAANLGLTMTFTESIGLGSGNIKLVDDTDASNTITIDVGNHAGQLAISDGKLMITPSSPMDSLSKYHLEIEDGAVTDLAGNGYAGISDPATLNFTTATGSLAPVAIDLTNDGLSFIGLGQSTIFYDYTADDIGDRTAWVGADDGLLIIDLLGDSSVTDRSEFVFTDHAPDAGTDMEALQQVFDTNQDNYLNHADEQWSKFAIWQDLNSNGVSETGEVRTLDEWGIERISLINDGESYLAADGVYVHGHSEVVMSDGTTTTAADSEFSFDISTQTDSSDIPLLEVNSALPVDTTFVAFDLIEDVSSDSSGRSFKSEAGYDIDIKGASGAEQLNTDGEELGATVLWDEANLLSGNDSVILVGTGAVVHKSDGGLASICSLAGTVLSAIGSDSQIYPIAMPMNIFTSQGLA; translated from the coding sequence ATGAAAAATTTATTATTGATCGAAGTATTGGCTGGCGGAGAAGTTGTTGAACATCCTCTGACAATATCGGCGTCCTTTGGCGCCCAGGCGGGGGCGATTTACTCTGTCCTCGACCAGGACCATCGCATCCCGGACAATCTCATCATAAAACGAAGCGGCGATAATCTTGACATTGAAATCGATGAAGAGCCTGTTGCCCAAATTGAAGATTTCTACGGTCAGGAGCTTGGGGCTAGATACAGTGTCGATGGATCCCTGGCCCCCGCTGAGGGGATGGCCATCACTGACACCACAACGGCTGGCCCAACGGATGAAATCGTCTGGCAGGCCTCCGAGGGGGCAGAGTCAATCAGCCCGTGGGTTTGGGCCGGTGGCCTGTTGGGTGCCGGCGGTATCGCCGTCGCAGCAGGCGGAGGCAGTTCAGATAGTAGCAGCTCAGTAGATAAGGGTAGTGATAGCCACGACGTCACCGTCAGGGGTGTTGCCGGTCCATTTCTGGCCACTTCCCATGCGATCGTTGAAGTTTACGATGGCCAGGGCAATCTGCTCGGCGGTGGTAAATTTGAGACCAGCGGCCAGGTTAAACTCACCATTGGCGACTATAAGGGGGCAATTCTTGTCAAGGTAATCGACAACAATGAGGGTGCAGGGGATTACCTTGATGAGGCCAGCGGCCTTTCTCTCAGCCTCGGTGCGCCCCTGCGCGCCATGGGCTATTCCGATGGAAACGGTGATGTCTATATCAGCGTCACCCCTCTGACCGAGCTTGCCGCCCGCCAGGCCGGCATCACCGGCAATGAGGTCAACGAAGCCGATCTTGCCGCCAACGACCAGATCGCAGAACTCTTTGCCGTTGAAGATATCCTGGCCCCCGTTGTCACCGTTGTCGAAGACGGCTACGACAGCAGCGACGAGATCAATGAGACGGCAGAACACTATGGTGAGATCCTCGCCCAGCTGTCCGGTGCCGATAGTACCACCACCGGAATGGCCAAGACCCTTGACCAACTGGAAAACGCCATCACCGAGCTGGGGGATGGAAAATTAGCCTTAAGTCAAGAGGGGGTTGAGCTACTCGCTGACGGTGTTGATGCCTTTACAAACGGAGTTAATGGCAATCGGGCTGACCTCGGGAACAGCCTCATTCAACCTCCCCTGATCGAGGCGGCCAATGACGGTATTAATGCTGCCGACAAGGATGCCGGCATCCTTGTAAAAATATCTGGGGTAAAAGCTGATGACGGGGTCAGCCTCCAATGGGGAGAGCAAACGCAAGACTTTATCATTGCAGGCATAGATATCGATGACGAGGGAATGGCCTCCATCACCCTGCCCGCCAGTATTGTTGAGGCCGCAGGTGATGGCTCAACTGTCGTTCGCTATCAGATCAACGCCGGTGATATGAGTCCGGCCGTTATAATTGAGGTCGACACCATGGCACCAGATGCACCGACCTTAGCCGAACTCATTACAACCGATCTGGACGACACTCTCATGAATGCTGCTGAGTCGCTATCAACAGACTTCCAAGCAACACTACCAACAACAGGTTCACTTGCAGTGGCAGGTGACAGCATCGAGTTGCTTCTTGATGGCAGCTCATTTGCAACAGCAAAGACGGTGATACTTTCTGCTGATGACATCACTAACGGCTCTGTGAATTTCACTGTTACTAACGCTGATCTCGGTAGCGACGGTGCCAAGGCATTGACTACACAGTTAACCGATATGGCTGGCAATGTGGGCATTATCAGCAATGCGATGGACTTCACCCTTGATACCACCCTACCAGCTGCACCGACCTTAGCCGAACTCACTAGCACCGATTTGGGCGACACTCTCATGAATGCTGCTGAGTCTCTATCAACAGACTTCCAAGCAACACTACCAACAACAGGTTCACTTGCAGTGGCAGGTGACAGCATCGAGTTGCTTCTTGATGGCAGCTCATTTGCAACAGCAAAGACGGTGATACTTTCTGCAGACGACATCACTAACGGCTCTGTGAATTTCACTGTTACTAACGCTGATCTCGGTAGCGACGGTGCCAAGGCATTGACTACACAGTTAACCGATATGGCTGGCAATGTGGGCATTATCAGCAATGCGATGGACTTCACCCTTGATACCACCCTACCAGCTGCACCGACCTTAGCCGAACTCACTAGCACCGATTTGGGCGACACTCTCATGAATGCTGCTGAGTCTCTATCAACAGACTTCCAAGCAACACTACCAACAACAGGTTCACTTGCAGTGGCAGGTGACAGCATCGAGTTGCTTCTTGATGGCAGCTCATTTGCAACAGCAAAGACGGTGATACTTTCTGCAGACGACATCACTAACGGCTCTGTGAATTTCACTGTTACTAACGCTGATCTCGGTAGCGACGGTGCCAAGGCATTGACTACACAGTTAACCGATATGGCTGGCAATGTGGGCATTATCAGCAATGCGATGGACTTCACCCTTGATACCACCCTACCAGCTGCACCGACCTTAGCCGAACTCACTAGCACCGATCTGGGCGACACTCTCATGAATGCTGCTGAGTCGCTATCAACAGACTTCCAAGCAACACTACCAACAACAGGTTCACTTGCAGTGGCAGGTGACAGCATCGAGTTGCTTCTTGATGGCAGCTCATTTGCAACAGCAAAGACGGTGATACTTTCTGCAGACGACATCACTAACGGCTCTGTGAATTTCACTGTTACTAACGCTGATCTCGGTAGCGACGGTGCCAAGGCATTGACTACACAGTTAACCGATATGGCTGGCAATGTGGGCATTATCAGCAATGCGATGGACTTCACCCTTGATACCACCCTACCAGCTGCACCGACCTTAGCCGAACTCACTAGCACCGATCTGGGCGACACTCTCATGAATGCTGCTGAGTCGCTATCAACAGACTTCCAAGCAACACTACCAACAACAGGTTCACTTGCAGTGGCAGGTGACAGCATCGAGTTGCTTCTTGATGGCAGCTCATTTGCAACAGCAAAGACGGTGATACTTTCTGCTGATGACATCACTAACGGCTCTGTGAATTTCACTGTTACTAACGCTGATCTCGGTAGCGACGGTGCCAAGGCATTGACTACACAGTTAACCGATATGGCTGGCAATGTGGGCATTATCAGCAATGCGATGGACTTCACCCTTGATACCACCCTACCAGCTGCACCGACCTTAGCCGAACTCACTAGCACCGATTTGGGCGACACTCTCATGAATGCTGCTGAGTCGCTATCAACAGACTTCCAAGCAACACTACCAACAACAGGTTCACTTGCAGTGGCAGGTGACAGCATCGAGTTGCTTCTTGATGGCAGCTCATTTGCAACAGCAAAAACGGTGATACTTTCTGCTGATGACATCACTAACGGCTCTGTGAATTTCACTGTTACTGACGCTGATCTCGGTAGCGACGGTGCCAAGGCATTGACTACACAGTTAACCGATATTGCTGGCAATGTGGGCATTATCAGCAATGCGATGGACTTCACCCTTGATACCACCCTGGCAGCTGCACCGACCTTAGCCGAACTCACTAGCACCGATCTGGACGACGCTCTCATGAATGCTGCTGAGTCTCTATCAACAGACTTTCGAGCAACACTGCCAACAACAGGTTCACTTGCGGTAGAAGGTGACAGCATCGAGTTGCTTCTTGATGGTAGCTCATTTGCAACAGCAAAGACGGTGATACTTTCTGCTGATGACATTACTAACGGCTTTGTGAATTTCACTGTTACTAACGCTGATCTCGGTAGCGACGGTGCCAAGGCATTGACTACACAGTTAACCGATATGGCTGGCAATCTGGGCATTATCAGCAATGCGATGGACTTCACCCTTGATACCACCCTACCAGCTGCACCGACCTTAGCCGAGCTCACTAGCACCGATCTGGACGACACTCTCATTAATGCTGCTGAGTCTCTATCAACAGACTTTCGAGCAACACTGCCAACAACAGGTTCACTTGCAGTGGCAGGTGACAGCATCGAGTTGCTTCTTGATGGCAGTTCATTTGCAACAGCAAAGACGGTGATACTTTCTGCTGATGACATTACTAACGGCTTTGTGAATTTCACTGTTACTGACGCTGATCTCGGTAGCGACGGTGCCAAGGCATTGACTACACAGTTAACCGATATGGCTGGCAATCTGGGCATTATCAGCAATGCGATGGACTTCACCCTTGATACCACCCTACCAGCTGCACCGACCTTAGCCGAACTCACTAGCACCGATTTGGGCGACACTCTCATGAATGCTGCTGAGTCTCTATCAACAGACTTTCGAGCAACACTACCAACAACAGGTTCACTTGCGGTAGAAGGTGACAGCATCGAGTTGCTTCTTGATGGTAGCTCATTTGCAACAGCAAAGACGGTGATACTTTCTGCTGATGACATTACTAACGGCTTTGTGAATTTCACTGTTACTGACGCTGATCTCGGTAGCGACGGTGCCAAGGCATTGACTACACAGTTAACCGATATTGCTGGCAATGTGGGCATTATCAGCAATGCGATGGACTTCACCCTTGATACCACCCTGGCAGCTGCACCGACCTTAGCCGAACTCACTAGCACCGATCTGGACGACGCTCTCATGAATGCTGCTGAGTCTCTATCAACAGACTTTCGAGCAACACTGCCAACAACAGGTTCACTTGCGGTAGAAGGTGACAGCATCGAGTTGCTTCTTGATGGTAGCTCATTTGCAACAGCAAAGACGGTGATACTTTCTGCTGATGACATTACTAACGGCTTTGTGAATTTCACTGTTACTAACGCTGATCTCGGTAGCGACGGTGCCAAGGCATTGACTACACAGTTAACCGATATGGCTGGCAATCTGGGCATTATCAGCAATGCGATGGACTTCACCCTTGATACCACCCTACCAGCTGCACCGACCTTAGCCGAGCTCACTAGCACCGATCTGGACGACACTCTCATTAATGCTGCTGAGTCTCTATCAACAGACTTTCGAGCAACACTACCAACAACAGGTTCACTTGCAGTGGCAGGTGACAGCATCGAGTTGCTTCTTGATGGCAGTTCATTTGCAACAGCAAAGACGGTGATACTTTCTGCAGACGACATTACTAACGGCTCTGTGAATTTCACTGTTACTGACGCTGATCTCGGTAGCGACGGTGCCAAGGCATTGACTACACAGTTGGCTGATGTGGCTGGTAATGTGGGCATTACCAGCAATGCGGTCGATTTTACTCTTGATATGACAGTCGCGCCCCCAAACTTTGCCTTGGCAACGGACAGCGGTAGCAGTAACAGCGATGGGATCACAAAGAATGGCATGGTTAATGTCACTCTGGCAGGCGACGTTGCCAGCTGGGAGTACAGCCTTGACGCTGGCAGCAGTTGGAATAATGGTTCGGGTAGCAGTTTCGCCCTGACCGATAATACAGACTACCCTGCTGGTGCGATTCAGGTGCGCCAGGCCGACAGGGCTGGAAACCTCAGTAGCACCGCCAGCAATCCCGGCACCATTAAGGTCGACACTATTAGCCTTACAACGGGAAGTATTTTCGGTCTGGATACAAGCTTTGGCGGCGGCGATGGTCGTACCTTTATCGATGGAGGGAGCAGGGCTGACGAAGGAAATCATGCGACAATCAACGAGGTCGCTGATGAAAAATACGTCATCAGCGGGCAAAACCAGACAAAGGCCAATTTTTTTGTCGCCCGGGTCAATGTCGATGGTAGCACAGATAGCAGCTTTGGGGGTGGGGACGGGGTGGCGACCGCCAAAGTGACTACAGATGTAAAACAATACCAATACATCTATGGCGAATCGGTCGTTGACGCCAAGGGCAATATTTATATCCCTGGCGTGATTTCTGGTGGGACATATTATAATGATGCCGTTGTTGCTAAAATTAGCGCAGATGGAAGCCTCGATAGCAGCTTTGGTGGAGACGGCTTTGTCTTAAATAATTTTGGCAGGACCGACAAGGCGGAGACTGCCTGTGCTGTAGCGGTTCAGACAGACGGCAAAGTGATCATGGGCGGTCGTGTACAGAATGAACGTACACTGGATAGCGCAATCGCCCGTTACAATCCCGACGGCAGCCTCGATACCGACTTCGGTAGCGGCGGGAACGCTATCTTTGACCTTGCACCTGGGAAGCATGACTCTGTTCAGGATATCGAGATCCAGGCCGATGGAAAACTCATGTTCACCGGCAGTCTTGATGACAACACATATCTCCTGCGTCTCAACTCCGATGGTAGTCGCGACGCCAGCTTCGGAGGTGGTGATGGTTTTATCTCTGCGGATATACATTCAGGCTTATACGACTCTATCCTTGATACCGCCATCGATGGGGTAGGAAACATCTATGTCTTAACAAACGGTTCACGTGCCCTCAACGTGGCTCGATTCAACGCTAAGGGAGAACTGGACATAGGCTGGGCCGGGGATGGTATCGCTACCCTTAGCACCGATGGTTACGCGAGCAACCGCGGTGGCGGGATTGCCTTTGATTCCAGCGGGAAAATCATAATTTCTTCTGGCTTTAACTCTTCAACCACAGGCGGATTAGACAGCGTCATTATGCGCCTAGACAGAGATGGCAATCTCGATGCCAGCTTTGCTGACAATGGCGTCTTCGCAGCTGATCTTTCAGGAAATGGCGGCGCGGATGAAGCGTACGATGTCATCGTCGATGCCAATGACAATATTGTAATCGGTGGTTACGTTAATACTGGCGGGGAAACAGGTAAAGATTTCATGATCGCTCGTCTGACTGACTCTATGGACACCAGTATTGCTGATGGGGCAAAGGGTGTGGCCGCCAATCTTGGCCTCACCATGACCTTTACGGAAAGTATTGGCCTGGGAAGCGGTAATATCAAGCTGGTGGACGATACGGACGCCAGCAACACGATCACTATCGATGTCGGCAATCATGCCGGTCAGTTGGCTATTAGCGACGGTAAATTGATGATTACCCCCTCATCCCCAATGGATAGCCTCAGCAAGTACCATCTGGAGATCGAGGATGGGGCAGTGACTGACCTGGCAGGAAATGGCTACGCAGGTATTTCTGATCCTGCCACATTAAATTTTACGACGGCGACAGGATCACTGGCTCCTGTTGCAATTGATCTCACCAATGACGGTCTTAGCTTCATTGGTTTAGGTCAGAGCACGATTTTTTATGATTACACGGCAGATGATATCGGTGATCGAACAGCATGGGTTGGTGCCGATGATGGTCTGCTGATCATTGATCTATTGGGTGATAGCAGCGTGACGGATCGTTCTGAATTTGTCTTTACTGATCACGCACCCGATGCAGGGACCGATATGGAGGCTCTTCAACAGGTTTTTGATACCAATCAAGACAACTATCTTAATCATGCTGACGAGCAGTGGAGTAAATTTGCGATCTGGCAGGACCTCAACAGCAATGGGGTGAGCGAAACAGGTGAAGTGCGCACTTTAGATGAGTGGGGCATTGAACGTATCAGTCTTATAAATGATGGTGAAAGTTATCTGGCCGCTGATGGTGTTTATGTACATGGCCATAGCGAAGTTGTAATGAGTGATGGAACCACCACCACTGCTGCCGACAGTGAATTTAGCTTTGATATATCAACGCAGACAGATAGCAGTGATATCCCGTTGCTAGAAGTGAACAGCGCCCTGCCAGTGGATACAACGTTCGTAGCATTCGACCTGATCGAGGATGTATCCTCTGACTCAAGCGGGCGATCTTTTAAGAGCGAAGCCGGGTATGATATTGATATTAAAGGCGCGAGCGGTGCGGAGCAGTTGAACACGGATGGCGAAGAGCTGGGAGCAACAGTCTTGTGGGACGAAGCCAACTTATTGTCTGGTAACGATAGCGTCATCTTGGTAGGTACGGGAGCGGTTGTTCACAAGAGTGATGGTGGACTAGCCTCTATATGCAGCTTAGCCGGTACCGTACTATCTGCTATCGGGTCAGATAGCCAAATATATCCTATAGCTATGCCAATGAATATTTTTACCAGCCAGGGGCTCGCGTAA